In Gossypium hirsutum isolate 1008001.06 chromosome D01, Gossypium_hirsutum_v2.1, whole genome shotgun sequence, the genomic window TTAGATTAATGGATatttttttttgacaattttttttataattttagtaaacTTTACCCTTTATAAAatcttgtttgtttgtttttattaaaacaaaaaaactgttttattaaaaagagaagaaaactGCTTTCTCTTATCTTTCAATGGACAAAtattagttttaataattaagataaagttgaaatatttatattttaaaaaattacaatgatgagttatattttatttcttaacaCTACATGATGAATGCATAAACATTAATACTTTCTTGTCACCAGCTTTTTTCTTAgtgtttgggtttttttttaattaagggtaggtttggtaaattaaaattttaattactgaaaaataaaatattaaatttttattgctaattttaaaagtgatgaatttatgttaaaaaatagtttggtaaattaataaatataagtgCAGCatataattatgttatttgaaaaaagtaaacattttatattattttaaataattttggataaaaGATACATATGATAATTTGAAtatcttatttaaaaaaagaataatttattttaatattttaataaataaaatcgaCTTAATATGTTCTACATTAAATGATAAGtaatcaatatttattttattcaatattttttaaaattttgaattaaataaattttattataattatcaaactcatttttaaaaaattaaatattgagtttttttaatgaaatgaaaattagtACTGAAATcaacaaacaataataataataataataaaagcttaaaataataGTTAAGGAAGTCTTTACATGCACGACTCTTCATCGATAtcattcttattaaaataaatgaagtttTAGTGacaattatttacaatttttctttttataatggGTTGTCTTTTATTATTTGTTCATGAAATGCATACTCATCGCTCTAGAAAAACACAATGTGACAAATACATAGGAGATTGTTTTTATGAGTAAATTTGTCCATTTTGGAAGATAACAAGAGGAACAGGATCCGTTTTTCcaatatttaagaaaataagtCAATTTTATAGAGAGATCCAAAAAACGTGTTCtacaaaacatatattttttaataacttaACATAACAACTCCTTTAATTAGATGATTAAATGTTGGTAGTTTTGCCTTTGAGTCTCAGGTTTGATTTCTCTTCTACTCTACTCACATTTGTATTCTTATTTTCatgttgatttaattttttttttaaaattaattaataattaataaatatattttcaaattttttaattcatctttttaattaataactcttttatttaattttttaaaaaaaattaaaataacgtGAAATTAAGAATACAAATGTGAATAGGAGAGGAACCAAACTCGAGGCTTAAGGATAAAACAAATAACATTTAGCAATCTAACAAAAAAAACTGACATGTTAAGTCATTAAAGAAAACACATTTCGTAGAATACTTTTTCAGACACAAAAAGTGCTTCGTGCTGGATGCGTTTTTAATTTATCTCTTTAAAATCGACTTGtttcctaaatataaaaaaaatcaatttaaatccgtaattattttttaaaaacgatATTATGGCTGTTTTTATAATCTCCTTTAAGACAAGACAaagcattttttttatatatagtatatatataaatttgctTTCTTTTTTGATTTTACTCTctctttctttaattttcttttatgccCATAATCTCTGTACGTTACCCATTTTATTATAGTTTTCTTTTCATTTGAAcattaaagttgaattttaatatttaaaggtATAATTTAAAAAGTAGAGCATATTCAAATGGTAcaaaatcaattaataatattaagaattaaaaatagaggctaaattataaaaatgtaaagtgTACAAGGactgaattcaaaattaaacccCTTTATTTATTGGTTGTTGTTTGGGTAAAATGTAAAATCCTTtctgtattattattttataataagtttCTTTTTATCACTATCTTCACCTCGATATTGTGAACCTTCAAGATTTGAATCAGAGAAGGGAACTCTCCTCATTCTTTCCTTTCTGAGTTTTTCTCCCTATTTATTCATTTATAGGCCAACTCCTTCGTCTTCTTCATCAAAATCTTATCTTTTGCTGCGTTGATTTTTTTCTGGTTTACAGTTGAATTCTCTTCAACTCTTTCACTGTGCTGAAGCTCAAAGCTTGTCGAGATTTTTCTAATTACATTGTCAAAAGTGAAAGGGAAATTCAAATATATCTTTTGAATGATGGCTCGGAAGCATTTGCACGAGTTACTTCAAGAGGATCAAGAGCCATTCCTTTTGAAGAATTACATTGCTGATAGGCGTTGTCAACTCAAGAAATCACCACCTAAAACTCATCTTCAACTCCATAAACCAAAACCCATCTCTCAAAACTCCAACTTTCCTTTAAATTTCTGCAAAAAAGCTTGCCTTTTCTCTTTCCATGACTCACCAGACTTGAACAAATCTCCTTTGTTTCAACCTATAACCCCCAACACCAAAAACACCAATGGCACTGCTTTTGGGTTATTTGGTTCCATTCTAAAGAGGCTAACTCATCGTACCAAAAACCCAAAGCCTGAAACAGCTACTAAAGGATCAAAAGTTTCAGTGAAGGACATTTTGAGGTGGGATTCAACTGTGAGGAAAAACAATGTAATGAGTGAAGACAAGTGTGGTTCAAGTTCTTACACTGATAGGCCTACCAGTGATGTTTGGTCCCAAAGCAATGAAGAAATGGACATGGATACTTCATGTAGCTCTAGTCCATCGGGGGATTTTGAAGAGGTTTTCATTTCCAATGAAGTTGTAGGAAATAACTCAGCTTTTGCTTCTTTTGATAAGCACTTTTCTCAAAGCCCTTTACGTTTTGTGCTTCAAACTAGCCCTTCTTTCTCGGCTACATCTCCCAGTCTCCATGAAAGAAAGGTCAGTGCCTTTAATTGAATGATTACTTATAATCAATTGGTTAATTAAAACTGCAACTCTGATCTGGTTAAAGCttcttcattttgtttttttttttggggggggggggcggGGGGAGTAAACTCGTGACTCAGGTGACTGAGTTCTTTGACTTGCTTGAACTGTCGGCAAATTGAATCACTCTGCTGCACATTTTTGGGGTCTAATTGTCGTTTTAGTCTTCTACTATGCTAAAATTAAAGTAGAAGGATTAAATCTCAAACTTTAGCATACTTGAGGGATTAAAACCATATTTAGACGGCTGAAATTTAATCTGAATTGCCATATATGCCTGCTGGTTTCTGGTTGATTTGACTGGTATTAAGTGTTATATATGCCATTTAGTCCTttcattttgtttaattgtaCCTTTGATTATGTTTCTACCTTGCAAATCTTATATGAACACAATTATGGAAGTTTCAGCTGATACCATGATTATAACTGTTATTTGAATATGAGCATTTCTTAATCAATGGCTGATTTATTGAATTGTAGCAGGAGAAGGAAAATTATGAATTAGAGAGCTTAAAAAGATTTCAAGTTGAAGAACAAGAAGAAGAACAATGCAGCCCTGTTTCTGTTTTGGACCGTCCATTCGAGGATGATGACAGACATGCGGATGACGACGATGGTGATAGTGGGATCGATTGTTTCGATCTTGAATCCACCTATGCATTTGTACAAAGTACGTTTTCTTTTAATTGCTTTCAATTAAATTTTGTACCATTCCCTTATGCTCTGTGAAGTCTTTATCAGTTAACTTTACTTATTAGTCTATATCCATGGATTTGCTCAGACTTGTTAGCCATGTATATATAAAAGTTGTAGATTACATATGCAAATGAATATAGcttctgatgatgatgatggtacaTGTGGGATCCATGAAAATTTTGCTGGCATTAGATGTTAACTTGTACATCAAGTTAGGTTAAAGTGACCTGTTGAAACAGACACCATTGTTTGTCATAAGTTCAGGAGTGACCCACATTACAAAGTTAGGAGATCTGTCTTAAATTGTTGGGCCACTTTTCTGGGTTTATATTGATGTCCTTTCCTTGTTTTATCACCAGGAGCTAAGCAGCAGCTACTGCAGAAACTTAGTAGATTCGAGAAACTGGCCGAGTTGGATCCTATTGAGCTTGAGAAAAGAATGTTAGAAGAAGAGCAAGATGACCAAGACGACTCATCTTCGTCACAAAGTGAAATGAATATTGATGGCATGAAAAAGCTAGTATCTGATCTCATTGCCGAGGAAGAAATGATGCAACGTGATGGTTGCATCGATAAACAAGCAGCAGCAGAAAGGGTACGTAAAAGGTTGGATTCATGGAAAGATGTAGAGTCGAACACCATTGACATGATGGTGGAACAAGATTTCAAAAGAGCTCATATGGAGGGTTGGAAGGGAAATGAAGAAGAGGTTAGAGAGGCTGGAATTGAAGTTGAATGTGCCATCTTTGGATTACTGATGCAAGAATTGATTGAAGAACTAGTTCTTTAAATGGGAGGTTTTGAATTTAATGGCTAAAATTTTTTGAAGCTTTAATAAGTGGTTAAGGATTGGATCTTCGATCTAGATATGGAGCAACTTTAAAACTTGTAGTTAACATCTACTCTTTTCATGGACCGACAAAATGCGAAGGATTAGTCAATAGACTTGCTCTAGTGGATACATTaagaaaccaatttttttttttttgaagctaAGGTGATtcatttttagttcttttaaatcatatgtatatgtaatattattgatatatgtatatggTGTAATATGGTGTATGGATCATGGATTTAAGGAGATAACATGTACAATTTCTAGTTAGTAATATTATATTTTCTAGATCAACATTGATATCTTAacctattttcattttcgggctaatttttctattatgtttaaatttgagatGAATAATCAAATAGGGATTCgagtgtaaaaaaaaaagaaagagattaaAGTAAATTGGatgaatcaattaaaattaataatagtatTGTTAGAAAATGACATCacatctacaattatatatataaggtGGGAAATGGTTTTGATTAACAACCAGTAATTTGTTTAGTGATTGATGTTTTTGGAAGTACTAAAAGGAGAGGATATACACATTTTCAATCTTTGAATcataatttgttttctttcatatatatacgacaatatatatgttaaaaggtcacattgttgttgttgttgtaatAGCAAGCACATTTTGgcatattttatcttttttgagCTTGTAATTTGCCACTTCTCTCACATATTccttaatttaattatctttttaatcCATTACAAAATTAATTGCCACCTTTATCtttccttcaattttttattttataaaataatgtcACAATATGACCTATGACTTATAAAGTAGAAGTATGTGAATAAATTTAATAGACTCCAATTAAGTCTCTAAAAATTCACAGTATTAAATCTTAAAAAAGTAAGTATGTTATTAGTTAGTATAATGACGATTTATTGAGTTTCCAAGTTGGACAACTCCTTTCCTCtatctcaaatatatatatatataaatgtta contains:
- the LOC107949465 gene encoding uncharacterized protein isoform X1, giving the protein MMARKHLHELLQEDQEPFLLKNYIADRRCQLKKSPPKTHLQLHKPKPISQNSNFPLNFCKKACLFSFHDSPDLNKSPLFQPITPNTKNTNGTAFGLFGSILKRLTHRTKNPKPETATKGSKVSVKDILRWDSTVRKNNVMSEDKCGSSSYTDRPTSDVWSQSNEEMDMDTSCSSSPSGDFEEVFISNEVVGNNSAFASFDKHFSQSPLRFVLQTSPSFSATSPSLHERKQEKENYELESLKRFQVEEQEEEQCSPVSVLDRPFEDDDRHADDDDGDSGIDCFDLESTYAFVQRAKQQLLQKLSRFEKLAELDPIELEKRMLEEEQDDQDDSSSSQSEMNIDGMKKLVSDLIAEEEMMQRDGCIDKQAAAERVRKRLDSWKDVESNTIDMMVEQDFKRAHMEGWKGNEEEVREAGIEVECAIFGLLMQELIEELVL
- the LOC107949465 gene encoding uncharacterized protein isoform X2, which codes for MMARKHLHELLQEDQEPFLLKNYIADRRCQLKKSPPKTHLQLHKPKPISQNSNFPLNFCKKACLFSFHDSPDLNKSPLFQPITPNTKNTNGTAFGLFGSILKRLTHRTKNPKPETATKGSKVSVKDILRWDSTVRKNNVMSEDKCGSSSYTDRPTSDVWSQSNEEMDMDTSCSSSPSGDFEEVFISNEVVGNNSAFASFDKHFSQSPLRFVLQTSPSFSATSPSLHERKEKENYELESLKRFQVEEQEEEQCSPVSVLDRPFEDDDRHADDDDGDSGIDCFDLESTYAFVQRAKQQLLQKLSRFEKLAELDPIELEKRMLEEEQDDQDDSSSSQSEMNIDGMKKLVSDLIAEEEMMQRDGCIDKQAAAERVRKRLDSWKDVESNTIDMMVEQDFKRAHMEGWKGNEEEVREAGIEVECAIFGLLMQELIEELVL